The proteins below come from a single Candidatus Hydrogenedens sp. genomic window:
- a CDS encoding ABC transporter ATP-binding protein, translated as MGSVEIFALRGISTEISEGEFVCIMGPSGCGKSTLLNVLGCLDKPSEGKYYLNGCDISLLNDDTLSDMRCNYLGFVFQSYNLIPQLSVVENIEIPLYYQGVSPNESRRKAIEMASRVGLAERLYHKPTELSGGQQQRVGIARALVNNPLVILADEPTGNLDSKSGKEIMDIFIELHNQGKTIIMVTHDENIARYGERIIRLKDGLIEKDEKVLSRIGASI; from the coding sequence ATGGGTAGTGTTGAAATTTTTGCTTTAAGAGGAATAAGTACGGAAATATCCGAAGGGGAATTTGTTTGTATTATGGGACCTTCTGGATGTGGAAAGTCAACATTATTGAATGTATTGGGTTGTTTAGACAAGCCTTCAGAAGGAAAGTATTATTTAAATGGTTGTGATATCTCATTGTTGAATGATGATACTTTATCCGATATGCGATGCAATTATCTTGGTTTTGTTTTCCAATCCTATAACCTTATCCCACAATTATCGGTAGTTGAAAACATAGAAATACCCCTTTACTATCAGGGTGTTTCACCTAATGAAAGTAGAAGAAAAGCAATTGAAATGGCATCTCGAGTCGGTTTGGCAGAACGTTTATATCATAAACCAACAGAACTTTCTGGTGGACAACAACAAAGAGTAGGTATTGCTCGTGCTTTAGTAAATAACCCATTGGTTATTCTTGCGGATGAACCCACAGGAAATTTAGATTCAAAATCTGGAAAAGAAATTATGGATATTTTTATAGAACTTCATAACCAGGGAAAAACGATTATCATGGTAACCCATGATGAAAATATAGCCCGATATGGAGAAAGAATAATACGCTTAAAAGACGGTTTAATTGAAAAAGATGAAAAAGTATTATCAAGAATAGGTGCCTCAATATAA
- a CDS encoding ABC transporter permease, with amino-acid sequence MLNFLSIYRWIRVIKMGFKSLWLHRLRSLLTMLGIVFGVASVIAMLAVGEGASQVAQEQIRRLGSKNIIVRSVKPSLEQKATGQRSRAIEYGITWEDATRIRSSIPNVEVLVPNRIIRDVIWNTQWRVDGQIVGTVSWYPEMRQLKIIEGRYFTELEVAGVKNVCVLSIDTIKTLFPNGNPIGKSVRIGSDYYKVIGIIEDDGGSGTTYQSQNFFVQNTETENAKRKKEDATFTKRDIESINKRKGSTATPQYRIYIPITSAQKRFGETLVRRTTGTFEAEKVELHELIVMVNEENKVEEVAKIVDNILQKYHKQRDYELTIPLELLRQAERTKQIFNLVLGTIAGISLLVGGIGIMNIMLATVTERTREIGIRRALGARKRDIILQFLVETIIMSGTGGLMGIGLGLFIPYLITYFASMPTIIRLWSPLIAFGISAGIGIIFGIYPALRAANMDPVEALRHE; translated from the coding sequence ATGTTAAATTTCTTATCAATATATCGTTGGATTCGAGTAATCAAGATGGGTTTTAAAAGTCTATGGTTACATAGACTACGTTCATTGTTGACCATGCTGGGGATTGTATTTGGTGTGGCTTCTGTAATTGCAATGTTAGCAGTCGGAGAAGGAGCGAGCCAGGTAGCACAAGAACAGATCCGCCGTTTAGGTAGTAAGAACATTATCGTTCGTAGTGTCAAGCCCTCATTAGAACAAAAAGCAACAGGGCAACGAAGCCGTGCCATTGAATATGGAATAACCTGGGAAGATGCAACGAGAATACGCTCTTCTATCCCTAATGTGGAGGTCTTGGTTCCAAACAGGATTATTCGGGATGTAATTTGGAATACACAATGGAGAGTAGATGGACAAATTGTAGGAACAGTAAGTTGGTATCCCGAGATGAGACAATTAAAAATTATTGAGGGACGGTATTTTACGGAGTTAGAAGTTGCAGGTGTAAAAAATGTATGTGTCCTATCAATAGATACAATAAAGACTTTGTTCCCCAATGGAAATCCAATAGGTAAAAGCGTTCGCATTGGTTCAGATTATTATAAAGTAATTGGAATTATTGAAGATGATGGAGGAAGTGGAACAACCTACCAATCACAAAACTTCTTTGTACAAAATACAGAAACTGAAAATGCAAAAAGGAAGAAAGAAGATGCCACCTTTACCAAGAGAGATATAGAAAGTATCAACAAAAGAAAAGGGTCAACGGCCACACCTCAATATCGAATTTATATCCCTATTACTTCTGCACAAAAAAGATTCGGTGAAACATTAGTCCGAAGAACTACAGGAACATTTGAAGCAGAAAAAGTTGAATTACATGAACTAATTGTAATGGTAAATGAAGAAAATAAAGTAGAAGAAGTCGCAAAAATCGTAGATAATATATTGCAAAAATACCACAAACAAAGAGATTATGAATTGACAATACCATTAGAACTCTTACGACAAGCAGAACGAACCAAACAAATTTTTAATCTCGTCTTAGGAACCATTGCAGGAATCTCATTATTAGTCGGGGGAATAGGGATAATGAATATTATGCTGGCTACTGTTACAGAAAGAACTCGAGAAATAGGTATTCGAAGAGCATTAGGTGCAAGAAAAAGAGACATTATACTCCAATTCCTTGTAGAAACGATTATTATGTCAGGCACTGGTGGACTTATGGGAATTGGGTTGGGTCTATTTATCCCTTATCTCATAACATATTTCGCTTCTATGCCAACTATTATCCGTTTATGGAGCCCGTTAATAGCATTTGGTATTTCAGCAGGCATCGGAATTATCTTCGGAATCTATCCTGCACTCCGTGCCGCAAACATGGACCCTGTGGAAGCACTTCGCCACGAATAA
- a CDS encoding GNAT family N-acetyltransferase, whose protein sequence is MMLQENLEIRGAKTQYEINEAIQLMASISRQDFFVANDWLINIGAKYPNFLNEHIRIALYNGKVISALRITTDIIRIGEARLKIGGIGWVSTDGHFRNKGIASKVIQNAVQYMKVNSYHLSMLFGIPNFYHRFGFATTLPEYYVSITTREVLSIQPIPHKVRKMKPGDISSIRKIHDENDEDIACSLIRTQAHFAVKWREWEQGKTVLDLNGKILGYFLPRINHDNILLVQEIGSIDVEASKAVLYAIGKLAEKERLGIIQIASPPCHPTTRLLINHYSVHETHYKRNEGGMMAIINEEETLECMIPEWEKRIQQKTFIHQDDEVTLLISGVPYCIHFRKGSISIIKKSGKNKVSMDKSEFVQLLAGYTYISDILERKRFSISTDARNFLFTVFPKRFPYVWQMDRF, encoded by the coding sequence ATGATGTTACAAGAAAATCTCGAAATAAGAGGTGCAAAAACACAATACGAAATAAATGAAGCCATCCAATTAATGGCAAGTATATCCCGTCAGGATTTCTTTGTCGCTAATGATTGGTTAATAAATATAGGTGCAAAATATCCAAACTTCCTAAACGAACATATCCGTATTGCACTTTATAATGGAAAAGTTATCTCAGCATTAAGAATTACTACAGACATAATCCGTATAGGTGAAGCAAGATTAAAGATAGGCGGAATCGGCTGGGTTTCCACTGATGGGCATTTTAGAAATAAAGGTATTGCAAGCAAAGTAATCCAAAACGCTGTCCAATATATGAAAGTAAATTCATATCATCTCTCTATGCTTTTTGGTATCCCAAACTTTTACCATCGATTTGGATTTGCTACAACATTACCTGAATATTACGTAAGTATCACTACACGCGAAGTATTAAGTATTCAGCCTATACCACATAAAGTCCGAAAAATGAAACCCGGCGATATAAGTTCAATACGAAAAATTCATGACGAAAACGATGAAGACATAGCCTGTTCCTTAATAAGAACACAGGCACATTTCGCTGTTAAATGGAGAGAATGGGAACAGGGAAAGACAGTATTAGATTTAAATGGTAAAATTTTAGGATATTTCTTACCAAGAATCAACCACGACAATATTTTACTGGTACAAGAAATCGGCTCCATTGATGTCGAAGCATCAAAAGCAGTTTTATACGCAATTGGCAAATTAGCAGAAAAGGAAAGGTTAGGCATAATACAAATTGCATCACCACCCTGCCACCCAACGACTCGGCTCTTAATAAATCATTATTCCGTCCACGAAACACACTACAAAAGAAATGAAGGCGGAATGATGGCAATCATAAATGAAGAAGAGACTTTGGAATGTATGATTCCAGAATGGGAAAAACGAATCCAGCAAAAAACATTTATTCATCAAGATGATGAAGTAACATTACTTATCTCAGGCGTCCCATATTGTATCCATTTCCGTAAAGGTTCCATAAGCATTATTAAAAAATCAGGTAAAAATAAAGTATCTATGGATAAAAGTGAATTTGTTCAACTTCTCGCAGGGTATACCTATATTTCGGATATCTTAGAAAGAAAAAGATTTTCCATTTCAACCGATGCAAGAAACTTCCTTTTTACAGTTTTCCCAAAAAGATTTCCCTATGTATGGCAAATGGACCGATTTTGA
- a CDS encoding cache domain-containing protein, which yields MKINQNSIKFRFIGNLIIVFILLTVIISILQIILINNLVIKASNERIKLNMKSGWYYFQEKQRKLEIILNFLQHQLYLSQGNPETILTEVQNLLSQYAESYDIDYLWIIPTNTYITNKFILDEIKSFFEKENSDTTSGYIKKNFKKITEILPFNFQSKREIPDDEPISMYVCRKMIYENTNKEHNEIILIAGNWLDGANHFVDQIQNIVFEDRFYKGRRVGTVTIFNGSRRVATTVLLPNGQRAVGTQVSESVKQQTLIKGIPWTGRAKVLNDWYLTSYEPIRDVHGNIIGMFYMGELEAVTKDTRTLVVFITIIIILLIMSIALAVRLKQTTRLLKRIYKLRNSAHEFANGNYTIRVENDHIGDEISELVSVFNSMLETIEKDREQLIKQQELIEEANANYLDMLGFVTHELRNSLGSALFNIASLKEGAFGEVSTDAKEGLNIVEDSLKYLKEITNNYLQLSRLEQGDLYFEKREVNLLNEVIKPVLNELLKMIEIKKLNLKNEVPEEFTLPADVNLMRVVYENLLGNAIKYVQEEGNIKISATRDEDGKIKLVVWNDGPPIEPQLLTSLFHRFRRYDTKTPEGKKGAGLGLFIVRRIIELHGGQITLQSTPENGTSFIITLP from the coding sequence ATGAAAATAAATCAGAACAGCATTAAATTTAGATTCATTGGAAACCTAATTATTGTTTTCATTCTATTAACAGTAATAATTTCTATTCTCCAAATTATACTAATCAACAATCTTGTAATTAAGGCTTCCAATGAACGAATAAAATTAAATATGAAGTCAGGTTGGTATTACTTTCAAGAAAAACAACGGAAATTAGAAATTATCCTTAATTTTTTACAACATCAACTCTATTTATCACAAGGAAATCCAGAAACAATATTAACAGAAGTACAAAATTTATTATCACAATATGCAGAAAGTTATGATATCGATTATCTTTGGATAATTCCAACAAATACATATATAACAAACAAGTTCATATTGGATGAAATTAAATCCTTCTTCGAAAAAGAGAATTCTGACACCACCTCTGGATATATAAAGAAAAACTTCAAAAAGATTACAGAAATATTGCCCTTTAATTTCCAATCAAAAAGGGAAATCCCTGACGATGAACCCATCTCAATGTATGTATGTAGAAAAATGATATATGAAAACACAAACAAAGAACATAATGAAATAATTTTAATTGCAGGTAATTGGTTGGATGGAGCAAACCATTTTGTAGACCAAATCCAAAATATAGTATTTGAAGACCGTTTCTATAAAGGACGACGTGTCGGAACAGTAACAATATTCAATGGTTCTCGAAGAGTTGCAACCACAGTATTACTACCTAATGGCCAAAGAGCAGTCGGAACACAAGTATCTGAATCCGTGAAACAACAAACATTAATTAAAGGTATTCCTTGGACAGGAAGGGCTAAAGTGTTAAACGATTGGTATCTTACCTCTTATGAGCCCATCCGTGATGTTCATGGAAACATCATAGGCATGTTTTATATGGGGGAATTAGAGGCAGTAACAAAAGATACCCGAACGTTGGTTGTATTTATAACCATAATTATTATTTTGCTTATTATGTCCATTGCTTTAGCTGTAAGATTAAAACAAACAACCCGATTATTAAAACGAATTTACAAATTAAGAAACTCAGCCCATGAGTTTGCAAACGGAAACTACACTATTCGAGTAGAAAACGACCACATCGGCGACGAAATTTCTGAGCTGGTTTCCGTTTTCAATTCTATGTTAGAAACCATCGAAAAAGATAGAGAACAACTCATTAAACAACAAGAACTAATTGAAGAAGCAAACGCAAATTACCTCGATATGTTAGGATTTGTAACCCACGAACTACGAAACAGCTTAGGCTCAGCCCTATTCAACATAGCCTCCTTAAAAGAAGGAGCATTCGGAGAAGTATCCACTGATGCAAAAGAAGGTCTTAACATTGTCGAAGACAGCCTCAAATATCTGAAAGAAATAACAAATAACTACCTACAACTCTCCCGTTTAGAACAGGGCGACTTATATTTTGAAAAAAGAGAAGTAAATCTATTAAATGAAGTTATAAAACCCGTTCTAAACGAACTGTTAAAAATGATAGAAATAAAAAAGTTAAACCTGAAAAACGAAGTCCCAGAAGAATTTACATTACCTGCCGATGTAAACCTAATGAGAGTTGTTTATGAAAATCTATTAGGCAACGCAATTAAATATGTTCAGGAAGAAGGCAATATAAAAATCTCAGCAACCCGAGATGAAGACGGAAAAATTAAGTTGGTTGTCTGGAATGATGGACCCCCTATTGAACCCCAACTACTTACTTCGCTATTCCATCGATTCAGGAGATATGACACCAAAACTCCAGAAGGGAAAAAAGGAGCGGGCTTAGGACTTTTTATTGTCAGACGAATAATAGAATTACATGGCGGACAAATTACCCTTCAATCCACCCCTGAAAACGGCACCTCCTTTATCATAACCCTCCCTTAG